The stretch of DNA TCCTGACGCAGAGTAATCTGACTGTAAGAACTATATGGGTGCTGTAATATGGATTACAAGAGAACAAAGCTTAAAGACAAGAGAATATTTGGCCTAAATTCAATTAGGTATTTAAAGTTTTAATAGAATTTTATGTATAAGCTTTTCACACGCCCCAAATTAACGATTGGAAAGCGGCCCAAGTATTGATACAGTAGCTCATAAAACGTGGTCAATTTTTCGTGGCGTAATAAATAAAAGAATATGAATAAAAAAGGGTCTGGTTATAAAATTGCTGTTGTTGGCGCAACGGGCAATGTTGGGCGTGTCATGTTGACCGTCTTGGCTGAACGGGGTTTTCCAGCACACAATATATGTGCGATTGCCTCGGACCGATCCGCCGGGGGGTCTGTGTCCTATGGGGATAACGATGTTCTGACCGTACAATCCCTTGCGTCGTTTGATTTCACCCAATGTCAGCTGGCGCTATTTTCGCCGGGCGGGGCAGTTTCTGCGGAATATGTACCAAAGGCAGCAGCAACGGGTTGCATCGTCATTGACAATACATCCCATTTCCGAATGGATGATGATATCCCCCTTATTGTGCCGGAGGTTAATCTTGCCAGCCTAAAAGATTTTCGCAAACGCCGCATTATTGCCAACCCAAATTGTTCGACCATTCAATTGGTTATGGCGTTAAAGCCGTTGCATGATATCGCGCCAATTAAAAGAGTCGTCGTATCAACCTATCAATCCGTATCAGGGGCCGGCAAAGAAGCCATGGACGAACTGTTCGACCAAAGCAAGGGGATTTTCATGAACACCTCTGTGCGTCCCCAAAAATTTACAAAGCCCATCGCATTCAATGTTATTCCAGTGATTGATCAGCTTATGGCCGATGG from Alphaproteobacteria bacterium encodes:
- a CDS encoding aspartate-semialdehyde dehydrogenase; protein product: MNKKGSGYKIAVVGATGNVGRVMLTVLAERGFPAHNICAIASDRSAGGSVSYGDNDVLTVQSLASFDFTQCQLALFSPGGAVSAEYVPKAAATGCIVIDNTSHFRMDDDIPLIVPEVNLASLKDFRKRRIIANPNCSTIQLVMALKPLHDIAPIKRVVVSTYQSVSGAGKEAMDELFDQSKGIFMNTSVRPQKFTKPIAFNVIPVIDQLMADGYTKEEWKMSSEICKILDPKIRLTATCVRVPVFVGHSMAATIEFESAITEKEAIKSLKSAKGITIVGCPGDDIYSTPVDCAGEDPVYVSRIRQDTTVPFGLSLWIVADNLRKGAALNAVQIAEHLIHDYL